Within the Equus przewalskii isolate Varuska chromosome 1, EquPr2, whole genome shotgun sequence genome, the region GGCACTGGGTCAGGAGCACGCAGGCCGACACCACGCTCATGGCGCCGCCCAGGATGGCGGTCTGCACCGCCTTGCCCTCGGCGCTCACGGCCGCCGCGCGACCCAGGAACTGCGGCTCGGTGGCGAAGCCCACCAGGGCGCTCACGGCCTGCACCAGGGGCCCGCTGAAGAGCGCGCAGCGGCTGCGCGCCAGCTCGCTCGGGGCCACCTTCACCTCGCGCACGCAGGCCAGCAGCGCCGACGCGCTCGTGCTCATGCACTTGACGCCCAGCTTGAACTGCTCACGCGAAAAGCGGTCCCGGGACTTGTCGCTGGCCAGGGCGCACGCGTCCGTCAGGAACTTGAGGTTGCGCGACAGGCCCTGCGACACCTCCAGCAGCAGCTGCGGCGTCATGTCGGCCAGCGGGGTGGCGCGCAGCACGGCGCAGCCCTGTTCCACCTCGTGGCGGCAGCGCGTCACGCGGTAGCGGTCCACCAGGCCCGGCTGCGCGGGCTGCGCGCCCGGTGTGGCCACGGCCGCCAGATAGGCCGCGTGCGCAGAGCACTCGGTCAGCGACACCACCAGGTCGCCCAGctccaccaggctgtcccctgcCTCCCCGAAGCGGCCCATGTTGAGCTGGCTCTGCACGTCGTGGGTGAGGATGGAGAGCCCCTTGGTGCGCGCGATGATGGTGTCCCGGCACTGCTCGAAGGACTCGGCGCCGGCACAGGAGGAGGCGGGACCCTCGAAGAGCACGGGCCGCGCCTCGCTCGACAGCAGCAGCAGATCGGCCACCAGCTGCATCTTGCCCTTGCAGTGGTCGCAGACGGACACCAGCCTCTTCCGCGGCTGCGAGGAGGCCCCGCCGACGGCGCTCGCAGGAGCCGGAGAAGCCGCCTCGCCGGTGGGCTTCCCAGCGCTGCCGCTAGCCATCGCGCCCGGGGGGCACTGGCATGCCGCTGGGGAG harbors:
- the TLNRD1 gene encoding talin rod domain-containing protein 1 translates to MASGSAGKPTGEAASPAPASAVGGASSQPRKRLVSVCDHCKGKMQLVADLLLLSSEARPVLFEGPASSCAGAESFEQCRDTIIARTKGLSILTHDVQSQLNMGRFGEAGDSLVELGDLVVSLTECSAHAAYLAAVATPGAQPAQPGLVDRYRVTRCRHEVEQGCAVLRATPLADMTPQLLLEVSQGLSRNLKFLTDACALASDKSRDRFSREQFKLGVKCMSTSASALLACVREVKVAPSELARSRCALFSGPLVQAVSALVGFATEPQFLGRAAAVSAEGKAVQTAILGGAMSVVSACVLLTQCLRDLAQHPDGGAKMSDHRERLRNSACAVSEGCTLLSQALRERSSPRTLPPVNSNSVN